CATGGAGGAGGGGACTTTGAACTGGGTTTTAATGGATGAGCAGAAGATCGCTGAGTAAAGCAGAGCTGGAGAGACTTTCCAGTAAAAAGCTCTGTATGTCAAAAATCAAAAGCATGAAAGGACATGGCCTGTCATGGGAAGTTTGTTGTGGCTGGGTGAAAAGGAGCATGGGGACCAGGAGGCACAAGGCCAAGTCACACTGGGTCCTGAGTGCCAACATGAGATGCTTGAGTTTGGTGCTGGGGGCAGTGGGGAGACCCTGAAGGGCTGTAAGCTGAGCAGCAGCTTGCTCCCTCTGCAGCACTGCTAAGCAACCTTGCCCCAGGGCTGTATCTGTGCACCCCCTCTCCTCTGGGCTGCCCTCTCGCCTCCCTCCAGTGTCCCCTCGGTCTCATGGCCATGCTGTTCTCTCTCCCTGACCCTCCGTGTTCCGCAGGGGCCGTGAGGGCCTCCAGTATTTTCCCAATCCTGAGTGTGATTCTGCTTTTCATGGGTGGCCTCTGCATCGCAGCCAGCGAGTTCTACAAGACTCGGCACAATATCATCCTGAGTGCCGGCATCTTCTTCGTGTCTGCAGGTAACAGTTGCTGGGCCGGACAGGTGGGGGGCTGGGACCTCCAGGGGGCAGGGTCTGGGTTTTGGGTGCTAAGTGGCCGGAAGGACCTGGCAGAgacagaaggagaaggaggagaggaatCTCCAGGCCTCCACAAATTGTGTCTGGAAAGACAGTCACACTGGGCTCCTGCCCCATAGCAACATCCGAGTCCCCCACCGAGCCCTCCAGGTACATCCCTGGACCCTATGTCTTGGCCCAATGGCCCATCTTCCTCCCACTGCTTGGAAAAGGGTTAAAATCTAGGTCCCTCTCAGAGTACTGGACTTATCCCCACTTGCCCTCTCCCCTCTGGGTGCAAGTGGACCTATGAGAAGGCTGGAGAAGGGGGGACATGGACAACAGATGATAAGTTGCCTTGCCATCCCCAAGCCCCTTTGTGTGCTCAGCGCCATCCCAAAGGAGAGCTTTTCCCACTGACCCACCCAGGCACCACCTGAAGCCAGATTTCTGAGCCCCCCATTATGAGACAAATCACACCTGCTTCAGGTGCCAGAAAAACCACCTCGGCTGTAGCATGAACCATTTAATAAGAATGAGTAATGTTTAAGTAGAGCTTTCATAAGTATAAGCTCATTTAATCCCCTCCATGGCCCTATAAGGGTAAGTCCTaccattacccccattttacagatctgGGAACACCTATTTGAGTTAAATTAACTTGTAAGAGGCCATACACAGCTATCACTGGTAGAACCGGGCCTCCAACCCGGGCTCTCTGGCTCCAGAAACCATTCTCACCCCTCTGCAGCCCCAGGTTTAAACCCCTGTGTGGCCTTAAGCAAGATACTTACCCTCTCTGCttcagtttcccatctgtaaagcACTTTGCACAGTGAAGGCAGGGAGCAAATGCCCAATACTCAATAGCTATTATTAGGATTACccgatggtgatggtgatggctTGTAGaatgcctctctcttctctcgGCTCTTCCCATATCTGTTTCtgtttgctcttccttttgtGGCTCTCTTCAAATGGAATAACATATTCAAGGGGACGCCTGGCAGTGTCATACTGTACCAGCGGGTTTACTCTCCATGAATgccctgtggggtgggggtggggagtgggggttgaGGTTGGGGGAGAGAACCACCCCTGCCCCCGGCCTCACCCATAGAAACTAACCTGCCTTCCCCCTGCTCCCGCCCCTCCCCGCCTCTCCCGGGCCCACCTGTGCCCACCTGCGCCCGCAGGTCTGAGTAACATCATCGGCATCATAGTGTACATATCTGCCAACGCCGGGGACCCCTCCAAGAGCGACTCCAAAAAGAACAGCTACTCGTACGGCTGGTCCTTCTACTTCGGGGCCCTGTCCTTCATCATCGCCGAGATGGTGGGCGTGCTGGCCGTCCACATGTTCATCGACCGGCACAAACAGCTGCGGGCCACGGCCCGCGCCACGGACTACCTCCAGGCCTCGGCGATCACGCGCATCCCCAGCTACCGCTACCGCTACCAGCGCCGCAGCCGCTCCAGCTCCCGCTCCACGGAGCCCTCGCGCTCCAGGGACGCGTCCCCCGTGGGTATCAAGGGCTTCAACACCCTGCCGTCCACGGAGATCTCCATGTACACGCTCAGCAGGGACCCCCTGAAGGCCGCCACCACGCCCACCGCCACCTACAACTCCGACAGGGATAACAGCTTCCTCCAAGTTCACAACTGTATCCAGAAGGAGAACAAGGACTCCCTCCACACCAACACAGCCAACCGCCGGACCACCCCCGTGTGAAGCCCGCTGCGGGGGGAGGGGGCGCCGGGCCTCGGCTGCGGGGGCGGGGGGGCCGCGTGGGGgggagacagagggagggagagtggggAGGGCGGGGGCCGACCACCCCATCTGCGGGGAAACCTtcccaaagcaaaaaaaaaacaaaaaaagagaaaaacgtaacaagtaaattaaaaaaaaaaaaaaagaacaaaatattaaGAGGAACAAAGACGCAAAACAACAACAggaaatgtgagaaaaaaaaaaagagggcagaaaaacaaactttaaaaacagCGAGagggat
Above is a window of Choloepus didactylus isolate mChoDid1 chromosome 8, mChoDid1.pri, whole genome shotgun sequence DNA encoding:
- the CACNG2 gene encoding voltage-dependent calcium channel gamma-2 subunit encodes the protein MGLFDRGVQMLLTTVGAFAAFSLMTIAVGTDYWLYSRGVCKTKSVSENETSKKNEEVMTHSGLWRTCCLEGNFKGLCKQIDHFPEDADYEADTAEYFLRAVRASSIFPILSVILLFMGGLCIAASEFYKTRHNIILSAGIFFVSAGLSNIIGIIVYISANAGDPSKSDSKKNSYSYGWSFYFGALSFIIAEMVGVLAVHMFIDRHKQLRATARATDYLQASAITRIPSYRYRYQRRSRSSSRSTEPSRSRDASPVGIKGFNTLPSTEISMYTLSRDPLKAATTPTATYNSDRDNSFLQVHNCIQKENKDSLHTNTANRRTTPV